TTTTGAAGTTATGAAATAGTTTTGTGTGACGAACAGAATTAGTAAACACAGATTTTAGGGAAAAAATACAAACCTATTCCTTATATAAAGGTTCCGTTTGACTTCAGATGATTTGGAAACTGACACATGATTCATATGGACAAATGCTATGGTGCTACtgtaaataatgacttttatacatttttgaatgattagaAATAAGAAATCAGAAATGCATACCCAAAGATatatgaaagaaagagaaagagatgtgaaagaaagaaaaagagatttgaaagaaaaatgtaatacaaGAAATACCTTGGTTGCTGTGGTGGTTTGTTCCTTGAAATATCGCTGTTGTCTCTCATAGAGACACTGAAGAAATCATACATGTTTTGCACGTTCCTTCCTTCAAGCACATGAACGTCCAGCCCACTTATTAACATCAAACACATTAACACATATCTTCTTTAACAGATACATTCATCGTAAAGTAAATCgttaaacaaaacagaattaaCAATTTCCAATTTCTTCTTAAACTTCTAATACAGTGATAAACAAACGGCAAAGCTGGAGTATTGCTTCAAATGTTCTAAAacatatatacacgtgtgtgtgtgagtgtgtgtgtgtgtgtgtgttacagtttTCTTGGTGGTTATACCAAGTGAAGTGAGTGAAGTGAAGTCTAAATATTTGTAACATCCTCAAAATCATTTTAAGGgggggaactaaaataaaacataactgacCATTctatcaatacattttttttttttctgggaataaataaattcatcatgTTTATGGTCtccatttttacagtgttttcagtgtgttcCTCTACAATTTGTGTTTGTTGCACTTCACAATTTTCTCGAGCTCCATCAATCGTGTACGGATTAATCCTGGAGTCGCTGGGATCCGTTGGCCTTCTGTAGAGCCCCGACAGCCTGAGTTCAGGAGAGCAGAACAATAAGCTGGACAAGAGATTTCTGTACCTCCCTCTGACAATATACAGCGCTGGGTTTATGCAGCAATGAGAAAATGCCAGAATCCTGCAGATGATAAACGCAACATGCAGCTTATAATGTTCGCAGGAATCAAATTCATAGATGGACATCAGCACGATGATGATATGATACGGCCCCCAGCATATGAAGAAAGCTATAACAATGCACAGCACCAGTATCACAGTCCTGTATTTCTGCCTGTTCGACGTTGACATGAGGGTCATAAGGATTTTGGTGTAACAGAAAGCAATGACTGCAAACGGTACGAGGAACAGCAGAATGAGTTGTGCATAATATCCAGCCTTTTCATCATGCGTACTGGTGCTTTCACAAGAGTATGTCGTGATATGATCTATTTGTGCATTTGCAGCTATTGAATCTCTCAGACAAGCAATCAAACTTATGATCCAGGCACCAACACAGGCAAATTTTGAAAATTTGAGCCTTCGACTCCGTGTTAGCCAGTTGTTTCTGACCACAATCACAACAAAACGGTCGAGGGTCATGGCCGTGAGGAGGATAAGGCTTCCATAGATGCCTACAAAATAGGCCCCGGTCATGATCTTGCAGGCGACGTCACCAAAAACCCAATGATGAAGAAGCTCCACGCACCAGAAAGGCAATGTCAGTGTGAACAGAAGGTCAAAAAGAGCCAAACAGAACATGAAAAGGTTGGTAGCCCTTTTCAGGTCTTCGTAGCAGGTGAGCGCACACACAAGGAAGCCATTTCCAAGGATGCTGAGGCAGAAGATTGTGGCGTAGCACACGCCAGTGGTCATTTTATAGTCGTCGACCTCACACATTGAGATTAGCACATCATCATACGTATATGAGTAATTCGTATCATAGCTGCTGGTAGAGTTGGACGCCTCCATCtagcataaaaataaatgcattttaccacagtGGACTTTCTGATAGTTGCATGATGTGGAAAATTTCAAATCAAGCAATCATAGTCAAAAAGCTATGCAGCTAGAGTAAGAATGAAAGGACATGAAATGCCTACCTCAAGGTCTTGGTTGACTGGGTTGTATAACTGcttaaggaaaataaaaaaaaagtgacaatagAAATCACACTTCTGTTAGTGTTGTCATTTCCTTTTGCTAATGCATGCAGTTTCACAATGAATAAACCGAGACTGGCTTGGCATTGCAGCATGTGTTTTCTGAGAAGTTTAAAAGCCTTTTGGCCAGTTGCCAGATATATTCATATTTGGATATTTATTGAGAATTTTAGCATTAGCCTTCTTCTTTTTccatttcaataaaatatgaattttaaacagTTCTCGCAAAAGTACAGACTTGTAATGACTTTTCGGTCATTTTAGAGGCAGTAAAAACAATCCTTTCTAAACAATTGTTCTAAAACTCGATATTAAACAATAATACTAAATGCataaaagttaaaatttattaaaaattattaatgttttaaaaatgctatcGATAAAATGCATCCTGAACACATTGTCATATGAAGAACTAACTCGGTCATCTACATTTGAAAAGtatgtttgatttattatttttgattatctTGCAGTTTCACAACagtcattattttacaaataaacacCTTTTTAGTCTGCACATTGAAAACACAGACAATTTATTAACAATACTGCACTTTTTCCATATTAAAGCATacatattaaagtaaaataattcacCTGAGCAAACTTTACTCTCGTCCTGAGTTATTTCCAGACCATTTGATAAACCAAAaacacataccaaaaaaaaaagaacactctGAATCAGCCAACCACATATGACTTAAGTGTCAAAGTGGTGTGGTGAACTAATTCATATGAACAGCTGCAAGTATGAGGAATTAGCAGAAATGCTGCTgcgtaaaatgtatttaaatttttgatgactCATTAAAGTATTGACAGAACCAAAGCTCACCAACATTAGTCAGTGAATAGTtcatgcaaatgttttaaaagaattcaAGTTGCCAAGTCTGTAAATATATCAGTTAATGATCTTTGGCAAATTTTATTAGTGATTATTTAATcataaacagtttattattattattattattattattattattattgttattattattatgtaaaaaatctcattggaaaaatatttcacttttagAAGCACATAATGTGAAATACACAGATGCAAAGATGTTTGTTGATCAAAGTTACTTGCAGGAAACACTCATAGAAACCTCAATGAGAACATGAGGCCAGAGCAAACATGCAGgcatttttcattgcatttatttagttaCAAAACAGAACTCACACTATACTGGCATAATTTTAAGATTAGGGTTGGTTTATGTATCCTGACAGATGTTTCCTGATTAGGTTTTTTACCATGGTGGTCATACATACTAACAAGTTTATCTCATgcaatgtccttttttttttttttttcttcttcttcttcttttttttttttctcgcttgcatatttcaaatttcaaaagtcaaaaaaaaaaaggtaccaaACTCTCTGtagtttaacccatccaagtgcacacacacacaccgtaaacacacacccggagaagtgggcagcggtaccctttcaaaaggtactaatatgaataatttagacaaaaatatatacttttaaaagtgACAGCATTGTGTCTTATTTATAAGAGTGAACAAAGTTGCTTAGGAAAGGCTTCGAAAGGAGAAGTTGAGACCCCAGTTATAGATCAAAAAACCACTGTTTATCAGGAAACCAGCGGCAATGTGGTTGGGTGCAATTTCTTTTCATTGTCTGTGActcaaaagttacagtaatgACAGAAGTTAGGCATAGTTTTGCagtgaaataataaatacatatggtttctaaaacattcataaatcaattattaatcaattattaatttattaataaattgaagGATAAACGATAATGATTCACTCAGTTTAAGTTTCACacataaaatgcttgaaaatgttaaatttcgtatatagatatacacacacacacacacacacacacacacacacacacacacacacacacacacacacacacacacacacacacacacacacacacacacacacacaccaatttcattttacatttatatatatatatatatattaaaattgctTATCTAAAATCAATTAATCCAATTGGGAAAAtgcaaataatgttaaaaacatgtaTACAAGCCATTATGttgtttaaagttaacaaatgCAGTAAAGAGCTAACATGTTcactactgtatataaacacCAATTTATCTGTTCATCATTTGTAGCATCAATTATGAATGTATAAAAGAAAGCACATGtacagtaaaatgaaaataattttaacagagtAAATGTATATAACAGGAGTATTCAATTAAAGAGGCCTTGTATCAGTTTTTCCTTTCCAGAGGACACCAGTAACGCAGTCAAAAATAGTCTGGATATTGGGTACTCAGAGCCACAGGCCAGTTGCTTCTGAGAAttttcctgcacacacacacacagacacacacacacacacacacacacacacacacacacatatatatatactatttttgaCTGTGTTACTGGTGTTCGGTGGAAAGGAAATATTGATACAAGACCTCTTTAATTGAATACTCCTGTTATATACATTTactctgttaaaattattttcattttactgtaCATGTGCTTTCTTTTATACATTCATAATTGATGCTAATtgatacaaacacatacatatatatgtatatatgttttatatatatatatatatatatataactatattttttaaaaatattatatatatatatatatatatatatatatatatatatatatatatatatatatataactattattatatatatatatataattattattatattattatatatattattatatatatataactattacagtatttacatataaatactgtacatatttaagGCAGAAGGCCATGTGACAGAAAAGATACTCTATGGGGGTTCAGAGTTTTCCTCTTGAAGTCTGgatcatttgtatatattttatatattttttatatcatgtgCAGAAAACAGTTAACCAGTAACTTCAGTGTTTATGATGTCTTTACATGCCATCTACAAATTCAgtaattatatgtttattttaaaatgctcttaacatactgattaataatgctaaattaAGATG
Above is a genomic segment from Cyprinus carpio isolate SPL01 chromosome A2, ASM1834038v1, whole genome shotgun sequence containing:
- the LOC109100617 gene encoding chemokine XC receptor 1-like, with the protein product MEASNSTSSYDTNYSYTYDDVLISMCEVDDYKMTTGVCYATIFCLSILGNGFLVCALTCYEDLKRATNLFMFCLALFDLLFTLTLPFWCVELLHHWVFGDVACKIMTGAYFVGIYGSLILLTAMTLDRFVVIVVRNNWLTRSRRLKFSKFACVGAWIISLIACLRDSIAANAQIDHITTYSCESTSTHDEKAGYYAQLILLFLVPFAVIAFCYTKILMTLMSTSNRQKYRTVILVLCIVIAFFICWGPYHIIIVLMSIYEFDSCEHYKLHVAFIICRILAFSHCCINPALYIVRGRYRNLLSSLLFCSPELRLSGLYRRPTDPSDSRINPYTIDGARENCEVQQTQIVEEHTENTVKMETINMMNLFIPRKKKNVLIEWSVMFYFSSPP